In Candidatus Krumholzibacteriia bacterium, the following proteins share a genomic window:
- the mazG gene encoding nucleoside triphosphate pyrophosphohydrolase, with product MSNDDAGSMQQLFALITRLRGENGCPWDREQKLDDVLSDLIEEAYELEWAGTHHGPGELLDEMGDVLFLLCFALSIRRETDPEFTLARVATHAHDKIKGRHPHVFGRETASTPEESIVHWEKSKAAERAKRGEGALEGVAGNLPPLRHAVKILDRAGSTGFDWDEIPPVIEKLREEIAELEHALASGERAAIEDETGDVLFAAANVARFLKIDADEALQRSTSKFIRRFELMEGMIRADGRRFEDMTLDEMDVYWERAKSS from the coding sequence ATGAGCAACGACGACGCCGGGTCCATGCAACAACTCTTCGCCCTGATCACGCGCCTGCGCGGCGAGAACGGCTGTCCGTGGGACCGCGAGCAGAAGCTCGACGACGTCCTGTCAGACCTGATCGAGGAAGCCTACGAGCTGGAGTGGGCCGGCACCCACCACGGGCCCGGCGAGTTGCTGGACGAGATGGGAGACGTGTTGTTCCTGTTGTGCTTCGCGCTGTCCATCCGCCGGGAGACCGATCCCGAGTTCACGCTGGCCCGTGTGGCCACACACGCGCACGACAAGATCAAGGGCCGCCATCCGCACGTCTTCGGCCGTGAGACGGCGTCGACTCCGGAGGAGAGCATCGTCCACTGGGAGAAGAGCAAGGCCGCGGAGCGGGCGAAGCGTGGCGAGGGCGCGCTGGAGGGCGTGGCCGGCAACCTGCCGCCGCTGCGCCACGCGGTGAAGATACTGGACCGCGCGGGCTCGACCGGATTCGACTGGGATGAGATTCCGCCCGTGATCGAGAAGCTTCGCGAGGAGATCGCCGAACTCGAACACGCACTCGCCTCCGGCGAGCGCGCGGCCATCGAAGACGAAACCGGCGACGTGTTGTTCGCGGCCGCCAACGTGGCGCGCTTTCTCAAGATCGACGCCGACGAGGCGCTGCAGCGTTCCACCTCCAAGTTCATCCGTCGCTTCGAGCTCATGGAGGGGATGATCCGCGCCGACGGCCGGCGCTTCGAAG